The Cucumis melo cultivar AY chromosome 5, USDA_Cmelo_AY_1.0, whole genome shotgun sequence genome has a segment encoding these proteins:
- the LOC103496370 gene encoding uncharacterized protein LOC103496370, giving the protein MGHKEEKEAKKEAFRKYLESNGIVDALTKVLVALYEQNDKPSSALEFIQQRLGGPSKAEYEKLQSEMADLQVKYDELLATHKETCKELEELKSSHNITVTSTKDTTDDEDENDKL; this is encoded by the exons ATGGGACACAAAGAG GAAAAAGAAGCGAAGAAGGAAGCTTTTAGAAAGTATTTGGAGTCTAATGGGATTGTTGATGCTCTCACCAAAG TTCTGGTTGCATTGTATGAGCAAAATGACAAGCCTTCCTCTGCTCTCGA ATTTATTCAACAAAGACTTGGGGGTCCATCTAAAGCCGAATATGAGAAGTTACAATCTGAGATGGCAGATTTGCAAGTCAAGTATGATGAGCTTCTAGCTACACACAAGGAAACCTGTAAAGAG CTGGAAGAACTTAAAAGCTCACATAACATCACTGTAACATCTACCAAGGATACCACTGATGATGAGGATGAGAATGATAAGCTATGA
- the LOC103496378 gene encoding uncharacterized protein LOC103496378, producing MMKGRNSGNLSNPCLTMHQPWASLLVYGIKRIEGRSWPAPLRGRLWIHAASKVPEDSTIKAMEDFYRELYALDGITDLKFPEHYPVSRLLGCVEVVGCVRGEELKNWDEVPEGVRVEAQTDFCWLCEQPQKLLIPFEMRGFQGVYNLEKRIFEAAVRGLTRVKCPLPVKFQLPDPRDPFSLKPGSVSSCSPETKGSGSEVEKSSKLNAAIAGARAAATQFTRKYQDPQTSSNFGMGSKSRTEFLGGDQFQSSNFGQDKVSRENIEEQTSSYHTRSQGLFAHPQQQSRAPSKIFAAAVRDLRPT from the exons ATGATGAAAGGAAGAAATTCTGGGAATTTGTCGAACCCATGTTTGACAATGCATCAGCCATGGGCTTCTTTGCTTGTCTACGGAATCAAACGCATCGAGGGCAGGTCTTGGCCTGCACCGCTTAGAG GCCGTCTTTGGATTCATGCTGCAAGTAAGGTTCCTGAGGATTCTACAATCAAAGCAATGGAGGACTTCTATAGGGAACTTTATGCTTTGGATGGAATTACTGATCTTAAGTTTCCAGAACATTATCCCGTTTCAAGGCTTTTAG GGTGTGTTGAAGTGGTTGGGTGTGTGCGTGGTGAAGAACTGAAAAATTGGGATGAAGTACCTGAAGGG GTTAGAGTAGAAGCTCAAACTGATTTCTGCTGGCTCTGTGAACAACCACAG AAATTGCTGATTCCATTCGAGATGCGCGGTTTCCAGGGTGTTTATAACTTAGAAAAGAGG ATATTTGAAGCAGCAGTTAGAGGTCTCACCCGTGTTAAATGCCCACTGCCTGTAAAGTTCCAACTTCCAGATCCTAGAGATCCATTCTCCTTGAAGCCAGGATCTGTATCTTCATGTTCTCCCGAGACTAAAGGATCTGGATCTGAAGTGGAGAAGTCATCTAAACTCAATGCTGCGATAGCTGGTGCTCGAGCAGCCGCTACTCAGTTTACAAGAAAGTACCAGGACCCCCAAACTTCATCTAATTTTGGAATGGGAAGTAAATCCAGAACTGAATTCTTGGGAGGAGATCAATTTCAATCATCCAACTTCGGTCAAGACAAGGTTTCACGAGAAAATATCGAAGAACAAACTAGTAGCTACCACACTCGATCTCAGGGACTTTTTGCACACCCGCAGCAGCAAAGTAGAGCTCCTTCCAAG ATTTTTGCCGCTGCTGTGAGAGATCTGAGACCGACATGA